From a region of the Streptomyces sp. B21-083 genome:
- a CDS encoding DUF3159 domain-containing protein, with protein sequence MTSLDKPTEDAQHDSRAVTEAALFEAFGGLRGMIETVLPGLLFVTIYTINKDLHSSAIAALGVSVLLVVVRLVMKDTVKHAFSGVFGVAFGVVFAMMTGNAKDFYLPGMLYTLGLALAYIITTLAGVPLLGLILGPVFKENLSWRTRNPGRKKAYAKASWAWGLILLAKCAILFPLYWWADTASLGWVLVALKIPPFLLAVWLTWVFLAKAPAPIDVFAEMEAEERAEEQRKAAAASSE encoded by the coding sequence GTGACGTCGCTCGACAAGCCGACCGAAGACGCCCAGCACGATTCCAGGGCGGTGACCGAGGCCGCGCTCTTCGAGGCGTTCGGCGGTCTGCGGGGCATGATCGAGACGGTCCTGCCGGGGCTGCTCTTCGTCACGATCTACACGATCAACAAGGACCTGCACTCGTCGGCCATCGCGGCCCTCGGTGTCTCGGTGCTGCTGGTCGTGGTGCGCCTCGTCATGAAGGACACCGTCAAGCACGCCTTCAGTGGTGTGTTCGGTGTCGCCTTTGGTGTCGTCTTCGCGATGATGACGGGCAATGCCAAGGACTTCTATCTGCCCGGCATGCTCTACACGCTGGGGCTGGCGCTGGCGTACATCATCACGACGCTGGCCGGTGTTCCGCTGCTCGGTCTGATCCTCGGCCCGGTCTTCAAGGAGAACCTCTCCTGGCGTACCCGCAATCCGGGGCGCAAGAAGGCGTACGCGAAGGCCAGTTGGGCGTGGGGGCTGATTCTGCTCGCCAAGTGCGCGATTCTCTTCCCGCTGTACTGGTGGGCGGACACCGCGTCGCTCGGGTGGGTGCTGGTGGCGTTGAAGATCCCGCCGTTCCTGCTGGCCGTGTGGCTCACGTGGGTGTTCCTGGCGAAGGCGCCGGCGCCGATCGATGTGTTCGCGGAGATGGAGGCGGAGGAGCGGGCGGAGGAGCAGCGGAAGGCTGCGGCTGCTTCTTCCGAGTAG
- a CDS encoding IS110 family transposase → MQTSEQPRSGHVVIGVDTHKHVHVAAVMDTIGGILATLTIPTDNGGFQQLADWSASFGTVLAFGIEGTGSYGATLTSFLRRAGHKVVEAGRPDRRLRRMNGKSDTLDAENAARAVLAGFATATPKTADGEAEMIRQLKIAHDQAVEQRTGAMVTMKAMLVHAPDTLRRETAGKTQITLARQLAALRPRRLEEPEDALRHTLRTLAKRWQYLDAEAKELTKMIGGLVQRVAPQLVEPFGIGVDTAAEILVVTGDNPERIKSEAALAKLAGIAPVPTGSGMTSGRHRINHGGHRQLNAAIYRTVIVRMRFHQPTIDYVARRTAEGKTKREIIRCLKRYVIREVYHLLRPAPRTPSAAS, encoded by the coding sequence GTGCAGACCAGCGAGCAACCCAGGTCCGGGCACGTCGTGATCGGCGTCGACACGCACAAGCACGTGCACGTCGCAGCGGTGATGGACACGATCGGCGGGATCCTGGCGACGTTGACGATTCCCACCGACAACGGCGGCTTCCAGCAACTGGCGGACTGGTCCGCCTCGTTCGGCACCGTCCTGGCCTTCGGGATCGAGGGCACCGGCTCCTACGGTGCCACGCTGACCTCGTTCCTGCGCAGGGCCGGCCACAAGGTCGTCGAGGCCGGCCGCCCGGACCGTCGGCTGCGGCGCATGAACGGCAAGTCCGACACCCTGGACGCCGAGAACGCCGCCCGCGCCGTGCTGGCCGGGTTCGCGACGGCCACGCCGAAGACCGCCGATGGCGAGGCCGAGATGATCCGCCAGCTCAAGATCGCCCATGACCAGGCCGTTGAACAGCGCACAGGCGCGATGGTCACGATGAAGGCGATGCTCGTCCACGCCCCCGATACCCTGCGCCGGGAGACCGCCGGCAAGACCCAGATCACCCTGGCACGGCAGCTGGCAGCCCTGCGTCCGCGCCGCCTGGAGGAACCCGAGGACGCCCTTCGCCACACGCTCCGGACGCTCGCCAAGCGGTGGCAGTACCTGGACGCCGAGGCCAAGGAGCTGACGAAGATGATCGGTGGCCTGGTCCAGCGGGTCGCCCCGCAGCTGGTCGAGCCCTTCGGCATCGGCGTGGACACCGCCGCGGAGATCCTCGTCGTGACCGGCGACAACCCCGAACGGATCAAGTCCGAGGCCGCTCTCGCCAAGCTCGCAGGCATCGCCCCGGTGCCCACCGGCTCCGGCATGACCAGCGGCAGGCATCGCATCAACCACGGCGGCCACCGACAGCTCAACGCCGCGATCTACCGAACCGTCATCGTCCGGATGCGCTTCCACCAGCCCACGATCGACTACGTCGCGCGCCGCACCGCCGAAGGCAAGACGAAACGCGAGATTATTCGCTGCCTCAAGCGCTATGTCATCCGCGAGGTCTACCACCTGCTCCGACCCGCCCCACGGACGCCCTCCGCAGCGAGTTGA
- a CDS encoding APC family permease, with product MSKLTDVPKRILIGRALRSDRLGETLLPKRIALPVFASDPLSSVAYAPGEVLLVLSIAGVSAYHFSPWIALAVVVLMFTVVASYRQNVHAYPSGGGDYEVATTNLGPKAGLTVASALLVDYVLTVAVSIASGIENLGSAVPFVVEHKVFCAVAVIVLLTLMNLRGVKESGKLFAIPTYVFVAGVFIMIAWGAFRGLVLGDTMRAPTAGYTIKAEHQGLAGFALVFLLLRAFSSGCAALTGVEAISNGVPAFRKPKSKNAATTLAAMGLLAVTMFCGIIVLAMTTKVRMAEHPAQDLLDKGVAVGSGYVQNPVISQVAEAVFGDGSFFFILLATATALVLFLAANTAYNGFPLLGSILAQDRYLPRQLHTRGDRLAFSNGIVLLAGAAILLVWIYGADSTRLIQLYIVGVFVSFTLSQTGMVRHWNRHLATEKDQAKRRQMVRSRAINTFGAFFTGLVLVVVLGTKFTHGAWVALLGMVIFYAVMTAIRKHYDRVSEEIAAPEGPSDDSVRPSRVHSVVLISKIHRPTLRALAYAKLMRSDTLEALSVNVDPAETKALQEEWERRGITVPLKVLDSPYREITRPVIEYVKGLRRESPRDAVSVIIPEYVVGHWYEQLLHNQSALRLKGRLLFTPGVMVTSVPYQLQSSEVAKKRARKRQEWNAPGSVRRGPAQERSQESSTKD from the coding sequence GTGTCCAAACTGACCGACGTGCCCAAACGGATCCTGATCGGGCGCGCACTGCGCAGTGACCGGCTTGGCGAAACGCTCCTGCCGAAGCGCATCGCCCTCCCCGTCTTCGCCTCCGACCCGCTCTCCTCCGTGGCCTACGCTCCCGGGGAAGTGCTGCTGGTCCTGTCGATCGCGGGCGTGTCGGCGTACCACTTCAGCCCGTGGATCGCGCTCGCTGTCGTTGTGCTGATGTTCACTGTGGTCGCCTCGTACCGGCAGAACGTGCACGCGTACCCGAGCGGCGGCGGCGACTACGAGGTGGCGACCACCAACCTCGGCCCCAAGGCCGGCCTCACGGTCGCCAGCGCGCTGCTCGTCGACTACGTGCTGACCGTCGCCGTGTCGATCGCGTCGGGCATCGAGAACCTCGGCTCCGCCGTCCCCTTCGTCGTCGAGCACAAGGTGTTCTGCGCCGTCGCCGTCATCGTGCTGCTCACGCTGATGAACCTGCGGGGCGTCAAGGAGTCCGGGAAGCTGTTCGCGATTCCGACGTACGTGTTCGTCGCCGGAGTCTTCATCATGATCGCGTGGGGCGCGTTCCGGGGTCTGGTGCTGGGCGACACCATGCGCGCGCCGACGGCCGGCTACACGATCAAGGCCGAACACCAGGGACTCGCCGGGTTCGCACTCGTGTTCCTGCTGCTGCGCGCCTTCTCCTCCGGCTGTGCCGCGCTCACCGGCGTCGAGGCCATCTCCAACGGTGTGCCGGCCTTCCGCAAGCCGAAGTCCAAGAACGCGGCGACCACGCTCGCGGCGATGGGTCTCCTCGCCGTCACCATGTTCTGCGGGATCATCGTCCTGGCCATGACCACCAAGGTGCGAATGGCCGAGCACCCCGCGCAGGACCTGCTGGACAAGGGAGTCGCGGTCGGCTCCGGCTACGTCCAGAACCCGGTGATCTCACAGGTCGCCGAGGCCGTGTTCGGCGACGGCAGCTTCTTCTTCATCCTGCTGGCCACCGCCACCGCGCTGGTGCTCTTCCTGGCCGCCAACACCGCGTACAACGGCTTCCCGCTGCTCGGCTCGATCCTCGCGCAGGACCGCTACCTCCCGCGCCAGCTGCACACACGCGGTGACCGGCTCGCCTTCTCCAACGGCATCGTGCTGCTCGCCGGTGCGGCCATCCTGCTGGTGTGGATCTACGGGGCGGACTCGACCCGCCTCATCCAGCTGTACATCGTCGGTGTGTTCGTGTCCTTCACGCTCAGCCAGACCGGCATGGTCCGGCACTGGAACCGCCACCTGGCCACCGAGAAGGACCAGGCGAAGCGCCGGCAGATGGTCCGCTCCCGCGCCATCAACACCTTCGGCGCCTTCTTCACCGGGCTGGTGCTGGTCGTCGTACTGGGGACGAAGTTCACGCACGGCGCCTGGGTGGCGCTGCTCGGCATGGTGATCTTCTACGCGGTGATGACGGCGATCCGTAAGCACTACGACCGCGTCTCCGAGGAGATCGCCGCCCCGGAGGGCCCGAGCGACGACAGCGTACGGCCGTCGCGGGTGCACTCGGTCGTCCTGATCTCGAAGATCCACCGGCCCACGCTGCGCGCCCTCGCGTACGCGAAACTGATGCGCTCCGACACACTGGAGGCGCTCAGCGTCAACGTCGATCCGGCGGAGACGAAGGCGCTGCAGGAGGAGTGGGAGCGGCGGGGGATCACCGTCCCGCTGAAGGTGCTCGACTCGCCGTACCGGGAGATCACCCGCCCGGTGATCGAGTACGTGAAGGGGCTGCGCCGGGAGTCGCCGCGCGACGCCGTGTCCGTGATCATCCCGGAGTACGTGGTCGGTCACTGGTACGAGCAGCTGCTGCACAACCAGAGCGCGCTGCGGCTCAAGGGGCGCCTGCTGTTCACCCCGGGTGTCATGGTGACGTCGGTGCCCTACCAGCTCCAGTCGTCCGAGGTGGCCAAGAAGCGGGCCCGCAAGCGCCAGGAATGGAACGCGCCCGGATCCGTCCGGCGCGGGCCCGCCCAGGAGCGGTCGCAGGAGTCGAGCACGAAGGACTGA
- a CDS encoding OB-fold nucleic acid binding domain-containing protein — MSVVPRSEKPVGRFRRMLDRLSSSQEDLESEELREDTATAGCTRIGDCHDRQVVTVTGTLRTVTLRPRAGVPALEAELFDGSAALDVVWLGRRSIVGIEPGRKLIASGRISMSRGRRVLFNPKYELRPLGRE, encoded by the coding sequence ATGAGTGTTGTTCCTCGTTCCGAGAAGCCGGTGGGCCGGTTTAGGCGCATGCTCGACCGGCTCTCCTCGTCGCAGGAGGATCTGGAGTCCGAGGAACTGCGCGAGGACACCGCGACCGCGGGCTGTACGCGCATCGGTGACTGCCACGACCGACAGGTGGTGACGGTTACTGGTACGTTGCGCACGGTCACGCTGCGGCCGAGAGCCGGGGTTCCGGCCCTGGAGGCCGAGCTCTTCGACGGCTCGGCCGCGCTGGACGTGGTGTGGCTCGGCAGACGCTCCATCGTCGGGATAGAGCCGGGACGCAAGCTGATCGCGTCGGGGCGGATCTCGATGAGCCGGGGCCGCCGTGTGCTGTTCAATCCGAAATACGAACTGAGACCCCTCGGACGGGAGTAG
- a CDS encoding IS3 family transposase, with product MDEHKGRFGGVEPICRVLTDHDCKIAPSTYYAHHKRRAAPAARTVRDAELKTLITQAYQANYRVYGARKIWRHLNRQDVAVARCTVERLMRELGISGAVRGKKVITTIRDASAERAPDLVDRDFVAPAPNRCWVADFTHVTTFAGVVYVAFAVDTFSRRIVGWSAATSKEARLVLDALEMALWQRDRDQHPYQKGELIHHSDAGSQYTSFALAEHLDRAGIAASIGSVGDAYDCQSFRTGSRNDRVAPAEAV from the coding sequence ATCGACGAGCACAAGGGCCGCTTCGGCGGCGTCGAGCCGATCTGCCGGGTTCTCACCGACCACGACTGCAAGATCGCCCCTTCCACCTATTACGCCCACCACAAACGCCGGGCCGCGCCCGCGGCCCGCACCGTCCGCGACGCCGAACTGAAGACCTTGATCACCCAGGCGTACCAGGCCAACTACCGTGTCTACGGCGCCCGGAAGATCTGGCGGCACCTGAACCGCCAGGATGTCGCGGTGGCCCGCTGCACCGTCGAACGCCTCATGCGTGAACTCGGCATCAGCGGGGCGGTCCGCGGCAAAAAGGTGATCACCACCATCCGCGACGCGAGCGCGGAACGGGCCCCGGACCTCGTGGACCGCGACTTCGTCGCCCCCGCCCCGAACCGCTGCTGGGTCGCCGACTTCACCCACGTCACCACGTTCGCCGGCGTCGTCTACGTCGCCTTCGCCGTGGACACCTTCTCCCGCCGCATCGTCGGCTGGTCAGCGGCCACATCGAAGGAGGCACGGCTCGTCCTGGACGCCCTCGAGATGGCCTTGTGGCAGCGCGACCGAGACCAACATCCCTACCAGAAAGGCGAGTTGATACATCACTCCGATGCCGGCTCGCAGTACACATCGTTCGCGCTCGCCGAGCACCTCGACCGGGCAGGCATCGCCGCGTCGATCGGATCGGTCGGCGACGCCTACGACTGTCAGTCTTTTCGCACCGGATCCCGCAACGATCGGGTAGCCCCGGCTGAGGCGGTCTGA
- a CDS encoding response regulator, giving the protein MTRVLVVEDEPQIVRALVINLKARKYEVDAASDGATALELAAARHPDVVVLDLGLPDMDGVEVIKGLRGWTRVPILVLSARHSSDEKVEALDAGADDYVTKPFGMDELLARLRAAVRRAEPTGSGEDDVLVETDEFTVDLAAKKVHRAGRDVRLTPTEWHLLEVLVRNTGRLVSQKQLLQEVWGPSYGTETNYLRVYMAQLRRKLEADPSHPKHFITEPGMGYRFER; this is encoded by the coding sequence ATGACCCGGGTGCTGGTGGTCGAGGACGAGCCGCAGATCGTGCGTGCCCTCGTGATCAACCTCAAGGCACGCAAGTACGAGGTCGACGCGGCCTCCGACGGTGCCACCGCCCTCGAACTCGCCGCCGCCCGCCATCCCGACGTGGTCGTGCTCGATCTGGGACTGCCCGACATGGACGGCGTCGAGGTGATCAAGGGGCTCCGGGGGTGGACCCGGGTGCCCATCCTGGTGCTGTCGGCCCGTCACTCGTCCGACGAGAAGGTCGAGGCACTCGACGCGGGCGCCGACGACTACGTCACCAAACCCTTCGGCATGGACGAACTGCTGGCCCGGCTCAGGGCCGCCGTCCGCCGGGCCGAGCCCACGGGCAGCGGCGAGGACGACGTCCTGGTGGAGACCGACGAGTTCACCGTCGACCTGGCCGCGAAAAAGGTCCACCGCGCAGGACGCGACGTACGGCTGACTCCCACGGAGTGGCATCTGCTGGAGGTGCTCGTGCGCAACACGGGCCGGCTGGTCAGCCAGAAGCAGCTGCTCCAGGAGGTGTGGGGGCCGTCGTACGGGACGGAGACCAACTATCTGCGCGTGTACATGGCGCAGTTGCGGCGCAAGCTGGAGGCGGATCCCTCGCATCCGAAGCACTTCATCACCGAACCCGGGATGGGGTACCGGTTCGAGCGGTAG
- a CDS encoding class I SAM-dependent RNA methyltransferase, which translates to MQAEPKKSLAGQEYEVEVGPVAHGGHCVARTDDGQVLFVRHTLPGERVVARVTDGEEGARFLRADAVEVLTASKDRVEAPCPYAGPGRCGGCDWQHAKPGAQRRLKGEVITEQLQRLAGLTPEEAGWDGTVMPAEGDKLPPGEVPQWRTRVQYAVDADGNAGLRRHRSHEVEPIEHCMIAAPGVSELGIEKHDWSGMESVDVIAATGSQDRMVILEPRPGARLPLVELDKPVSVMRVEEHDGGIHRVHGRAFVRERADGRTHRVGSGGFWQVHPAAADMLTKAVMQGLLPRKGDMALDLYCGVGLFAGALADRIGEKGAVLGIESGKRAVEDARHNLASFDRVRIEQGKVEAVLPRTGISEVDLIVLDPPRAGAGRKTVEQLVKLGARKIAYVACDPAALARDLGYFRDGGYRVRTLRAFDLFPMTHHVECVAILEPVAKGA; encoded by the coding sequence ATGCAGGCAGAACCGAAGAAATCGCTGGCGGGGCAGGAGTACGAGGTCGAGGTCGGTCCCGTCGCCCATGGCGGCCACTGCGTCGCGCGTACGGATGACGGGCAGGTGCTCTTCGTACGGCACACCTTGCCCGGTGAGCGGGTCGTGGCCCGGGTGACGGACGGCGAGGAAGGCGCGCGGTTCCTGCGCGCGGACGCGGTGGAGGTGCTGACGGCGTCCAAGGACCGGGTCGAGGCCCCCTGTCCGTACGCCGGACCCGGCCGCTGCGGCGGCTGCGACTGGCAGCATGCCAAGCCGGGCGCGCAGCGCCGCCTCAAGGGCGAGGTCATCACGGAGCAGCTGCAGCGGCTTGCCGGGCTGACCCCGGAGGAGGCCGGCTGGGACGGCACGGTGATGCCGGCTGAGGGCGACAAGCTGCCGCCGGGTGAGGTGCCTCAGTGGCGTACGAGGGTCCAGTACGCGGTGGACGCGGACGGCAACGCCGGGCTGCGGCGTCACCGTTCGCACGAGGTCGAGCCGATCGAGCACTGCATGATCGCGGCCCCCGGTGTCAGCGAGCTGGGCATCGAGAAGCACGACTGGTCCGGGATGGAGTCCGTCGACGTGATCGCCGCGACCGGATCCCAGGACCGCATGGTCATCCTGGAGCCCAGGCCGGGCGCCCGCCTGCCCCTCGTCGAGCTCGACAAGCCCGTATCAGTGATGCGCGTCGAGGAGCACGACGGCGGCATCCACCGCGTCCACGGCCGGGCGTTCGTCCGCGAGCGTGCCGACGGCCGTACGCACCGGGTCGGCAGTGGCGGCTTCTGGCAGGTCCACCCGGCGGCGGCGGACATGCTGACGAAGGCGGTCATGCAGGGCCTGCTCCCGCGCAAGGGCGACATGGCCCTCGACCTCTACTGCGGCGTCGGCCTGTTCGCTGGCGCCCTCGCCGACCGGATCGGTGAGAAGGGCGCGGTCCTCGGCATCGAGTCGGGCAAGCGCGCGGTCGAGGACGCCCGGCACAACCTGGCCTCCTTCGACCGCGTCCGCATCGAACAGGGCAAGGTCGAGGCGGTCCTGCCGCGCACCGGTATCTCCGAGGTCGACCTGATCGTCCTGGACCCCCCGCGCGCGGGCGCCGGACGCAAGACGGTCGAGCAGCTGGTGAAGCTCGGGGCACGCAAGATCGCCTACGTGGCCTGCGACCCGGCGGCGCTGGCCCGGGACCTGGGGTACTTCCGGGACGGGGGGTACCGGGTGCGGACGCTTCGGGCTTTCGATCTGTTTCCGATGACGCATCATGTGGAGTGTGTCGCGATCCTTGAACCGGTCGCGAAGGGCGCCTGA
- a CDS encoding potassium channel family protein produces the protein MRVAIAGAGAVGRSIAGELLENGHEILLIDKAPTAISVERVPQAEWLLADACEITSLDEAALQRCNVVIAATGDDKVNLVVSLLAKTEYGVPRVVARVNNPKNEWLFNESWGVDVAVSTPRLMSALVEEAVSVGDLVRLLRFSHGDANLVELTLPPESALAGIQVGDVDWPEDTSLVAIIRGTRVLTPTREDSLEAGDELLFVAAQAREEQLEDLLSVRKEEAH, from the coding sequence ATGAGGGTCGCCATTGCCGGTGCCGGTGCCGTCGGCCGCTCGATCGCGGGCGAGCTGCTGGAGAACGGCCACGAGATCCTGCTGATCGACAAGGCCCCCACGGCCATCTCGGTCGAGCGAGTCCCCCAGGCGGAGTGGCTGCTGGCCGACGCCTGCGAGATCACATCGCTGGACGAGGCGGCGTTGCAGCGCTGCAACGTCGTCATCGCCGCGACGGGAGACGACAAGGTCAACCTGGTCGTGTCCCTCCTCGCGAAGACGGAGTACGGCGTTCCCCGCGTCGTCGCCCGAGTCAACAACCCCAAGAACGAGTGGCTGTTCAACGAGTCCTGGGGTGTGGACGTGGCGGTCTCCACACCCCGTCTGATGTCGGCCCTGGTCGAGGAGGCGGTGAGCGTCGGCGACCTGGTACGCCTGCTCCGCTTCAGCCACGGCGACGCGAACCTCGTCGAACTGACCCTCCCCCCGGAGTCGGCGCTGGCCGGCATCCAGGTCGGCGACGTGGACTGGCCGGAGGACACGTCCCTGGTGGCGATCATCCGCGGCACCCGGGTCCTGACCCCGACCCGGGAGGACTCCCTGGAGGCAGGCGACGAACTTCTGTTCGTAGCCGCCCAGGCGAGGGAGGAACAGCTGGAGGACCTCCTGTCGGTACGCAAGGAGGAAGCCCACTGA
- a CDS encoding potassium channel family protein, with amino-acid sequence MHIVIMGCGRVGSALAQTLEQQGHTVAVIDHDPTAFRRLGSGFGGRRVTGVGFDQDTLREAGIEEAGAFAAVSSGDNSNIIAARVAREMFGIENVAARIYDPRRAEVYQRLGIPTVATVRWTADQMLRRLLPSGAEPLWRDPTGGVQLAEVHASSAWVGHKISRMQDETGVRVAFLTRLGEAVLPSSQTVLQEGDLVHVMMRTDDVEKVEASFAEGPEEEAGH; translated from the coding sequence GTGCACATCGTCATCATGGGCTGCGGCAGAGTGGGTTCCGCTCTCGCGCAGACCCTGGAGCAACAGGGGCACACGGTCGCCGTGATCGACCATGACCCCACCGCCTTCCGACGACTGGGCTCCGGGTTCGGCGGCCGTCGAGTCACCGGAGTCGGCTTCGACCAGGACACCCTGCGCGAGGCGGGCATCGAGGAGGCCGGCGCCTTCGCCGCCGTCTCCAGCGGTGACAACTCGAACATCATCGCCGCCCGGGTGGCCCGCGAGATGTTCGGCATCGAGAACGTCGCGGCCCGTATCTACGACCCCCGCCGCGCCGAGGTGTACCAGCGCCTGGGCATCCCGACCGTCGCCACGGTCCGCTGGACGGCCGACCAGATGCTGCGCCGGCTGCTGCCGTCCGGTGCGGAGCCGCTGTGGCGGGATCCCACCGGGGGCGTCCAGCTCGCCGAGGTGCACGCGTCGTCGGCCTGGGTGGGCCACAAGATCAGCAGGATGCAGGACGAGACCGGCGTGCGCGTCGCGTTCCTCACCCGGCTGGGCGAGGCGGTACTGCCCAGCTCGCAGACCGTGCTGCAGGAGGGCGACCTGGTGCACGTGATGATGCGTACGGACGACGTCGAAAAGGTCGAGGCGTCCTTCGCCGAGGGCCCTGAAGAGGAGGCCGGTCACTGA